The proteins below come from a single Streptomyces sp. MRC013 genomic window:
- a CDS encoding M28 family metallopeptidase — protein sequence MAPFASSTPRRTAAAAALALAGLLATAAPAATAAPAAARTSSVGTAAAPDISLTAVKGHLTQLQSIATANGGNRAHGRPGYKASIDYVKGKLDAAGFTTTVQPFTYNGATGYNLIADWPGGDTNQVLMAGSHLDSVTSGPGINDNGSGSAAVLETALAVSRAGYRPTKHLRFAWWGAEELGIIGSKHYVANLPSTERAKLSGYMNFDMLGSPNAGYFVYDDDPVIEKTFKDYFAGIGVPTEIETEGDGRSDHAPFMNAGVPVGGLFTGASRAKTSAQAQKWGGTAGQAFDRCYHSSCDTTSNINDTALNRNSDALAHAVWTLSAGTTEPPTGGTYQNTADVAIPDGGTAVTSSVTVGDRTGNAPAALKVGVDIVHTYRGDLVVDLVAPDGTAYRLKNSSSGDSADNVRETYTVDASSETANGVWKLRVQDVARYDTGYVNSFSLTF from the coding sequence ATGGCACCCTTCGCGTCCTCCACCCCCAGACGCACCGCCGCGGCCGCCGCCCTCGCCCTCGCGGGCCTGCTCGCCACGGCGGCCCCCGCCGCCACCGCCGCCCCCGCCGCGGCCCGCACGTCGTCCGTCGGCACGGCCGCCGCGCCGGACATCTCGCTGACCGCCGTCAAGGGGCACCTCACCCAGCTCCAGTCGATCGCCACCGCCAACGGCGGCAACCGCGCCCACGGCCGCCCCGGCTACAAGGCGTCCATCGACTACGTGAAGGGCAAGCTCGACGCCGCCGGTTTCACCACCACCGTCCAGCCGTTCACGTACAACGGCGCCACCGGCTACAACCTGATCGCCGACTGGCCGGGCGGCGACACCAACCAGGTCCTCATGGCCGGCTCCCACCTGGACTCCGTCACCTCCGGCCCCGGCATCAACGACAACGGCTCCGGCTCCGCCGCCGTCCTGGAGACCGCGCTCGCCGTCTCCCGCGCCGGGTACCGGCCCACCAAGCACCTGCGGTTCGCCTGGTGGGGCGCCGAGGAGCTGGGCATCATCGGCTCGAAGCACTACGTGGCGAACCTGCCGTCCACCGAGCGCGCCAAGCTCAGCGGCTACATGAACTTCGACATGCTCGGCTCGCCCAACGCGGGCTACTTCGTCTACGACGACGACCCGGTCATCGAGAAGACCTTCAAGGACTACTTCGCGGGCATCGGCGTCCCCACGGAGATCGAGACCGAGGGCGACGGGCGTTCCGACCACGCCCCCTTCATGAACGCCGGCGTCCCGGTCGGCGGGCTGTTCACCGGCGCCAGCCGGGCGAAGACCAGCGCGCAGGCGCAGAAGTGGGGCGGTACGGCCGGACAGGCCTTCGACCGCTGCTACCACTCGTCCTGCGACACGACGTCCAACATCAACGACACGGCGCTGAACCGCAACAGCGACGCCCTCGCGCACGCCGTGTGGACCCTGTCCGCCGGGACGACCGAGCCGCCGACCGGCGGCACGTACCAGAACACCGCCGACGTGGCGATCCCGGACGGCGGCACCGCCGTCACCTCCTCCGTCACCGTCGGCGACCGCACCGGCAACGCCCCCGCCGCCCTGAAGGTCGGCGTCGACATCGTCCACACCTACCGCGGGGACCTCGTCGTCGACCTCGTCGCCCCGGACGGCACCGCGTACCGGCTGAAGAACTCCAGCAGCGGCGACTCGGCCGACAACGTCCGCGAGACGTACACCGTCGACGCGTCGAGCGAGACCGCCAACGGCGTCTGGAAGCTGCGGGTCCAGGACGTGGCGCGGTACGACACCGGCTACGTCAACAGCTTCTCGCTGACCTTCTGA
- a CDS encoding DUF2092 domain-containing protein yields MAPNDSDAQTPRPLRRTVARYAVPAAVAGVAAATIGLVPALAASGDPDLPEITAQELVERIAAADAQRLSGTVKVTTDLGLPSIAGLGDLTGEDPAAAKSADEQLMRLASGTHTLRVAADGPDRQRLTVLDGDGEYTLVRDGDEAWAYDSRSGEVHHEKGLDAGGADGREAARPPVTPKELAARMLAAVDGTTSVTVGGTARVAGRDAYQLVVKPEQSGSTIGSVKVAVDAEKGVPLKFTLTPSGGGAAAVDVGFTEVDFGKPDASAFRFTPPEGAEVVEGNGPAAGAREKDGGALRKGLEGLEPGKGGSGPNVIGEGWTTVVELAGPGGAPAGAPEAGAGSGALPEGAAEFLDGLGTRVGGEFGSGMVFKTRLVNALMTDDGRVYVGAVTQQALVAAANDAAK; encoded by the coding sequence ATGGCACCGAACGACAGCGACGCACAGACCCCGCGGCCCCTGCGGCGGACGGTGGCCCGGTACGCGGTCCCGGCCGCGGTGGCGGGGGTGGCGGCGGCGACCATCGGGCTCGTCCCGGCGCTCGCCGCCTCCGGCGACCCGGACCTGCCGGAGATCACCGCGCAGGAGCTCGTCGAGCGGATCGCGGCGGCGGACGCCCAGCGGCTGTCCGGCACGGTGAAGGTCACCACGGACCTCGGCCTGCCGTCGATCGCCGGCCTCGGCGACCTGACGGGCGAGGACCCGGCCGCGGCGAAGTCCGCCGACGAGCAGCTGATGCGGCTCGCGTCCGGCACGCACACGCTGAGGGTCGCCGCGGACGGCCCGGACCGGCAGCGGCTGACCGTCCTGGACGGCGACGGCGAGTACACCCTCGTGCGCGACGGCGACGAGGCGTGGGCGTACGACAGCAGGTCCGGCGAGGTCCACCACGAGAAGGGCCTGGACGCGGGCGGCGCGGACGGCCGGGAGGCCGCCCGGCCTCCGGTCACGCCGAAGGAGCTCGCGGCCCGGATGCTGGCGGCGGTCGACGGGACGACGTCGGTCACCGTCGGCGGCACGGCGCGGGTCGCCGGGCGCGACGCGTACCAGCTGGTCGTGAAGCCCGAGCAGAGCGGGTCCACGATCGGCTCGGTGAAGGTCGCGGTCGACGCGGAGAAGGGCGTGCCGCTGAAGTTCACGCTCACGCCGAGCGGTGGCGGCGCGGCGGCGGTCGACGTCGGCTTCACCGAGGTCGACTTCGGGAAGCCGGACGCGTCGGCGTTCCGGTTCACGCCGCCGGAGGGCGCCGAGGTCGTCGAGGGGAACGGCCCGGCCGCCGGGGCGCGGGAGAAGGACGGCGGGGCGCTCCGGAAGGGGCTGGAGGGCCTGGAGCCCGGGAAGGGCGGATCGGGCCCGAACGTCATCGGCGAGGGCTGGACCACGGTCGTCGAGCTGGCCGGACCGGGCGGCGCCCCGGCCGGCGCGCCGGAGGCGGGTGCCGGGTCGGGGGCGCTGCCCGAGGGGGCCGCGGAGTTCCTGGACGGGCTGGGCACGCGGGTCGGCGGCGAGTTCGGCTCCGGCATGGTCTTCAAGACCCGCCTGGTCAACGCCCTGATGACGGACGACGGCCGGGTGTACGTCGGTGCGGTGACGCAGCAGGCGCTGGTCGCCGCGGCGAACGACGCCGCGAAGTAG
- a CDS encoding polyprenyl synthetase family protein: MTAVGPFGLSVRDQALEADVQNGLAAVEAGLLDATKSDVPFITEAAQHLVRAGGKRFRPLLVILAAQFGDPHAPGIVPAAVVVELTHLATLYHDDVMDEALVRRGVDSANTRWGNSVAVLTGDFLFARASHVLADLGPEAVRIQAEAFERLVTGQILETAGPRDGSDPVEHYLDVIAGKTGSLVAVSGRFGAMMAGAGERFTEILTQYGERLGVAFQLADDVLDIASDSHESGKTPGTDLREGIATLPVLHLRALAERYGRAEDVELVELLEGDLADDARHAEALRRLRVHPALELARRDTVRYAREARAMLAPLPDGYAKAALAELCDLVVHRAG, encoded by the coding sequence GTGACCGCAGTCGGGCCGTTCGGGCTGAGCGTGCGGGACCAGGCTCTCGAAGCCGATGTCCAGAACGGACTGGCGGCTGTCGAGGCCGGGCTGCTCGACGCCACCAAGAGCGACGTGCCGTTCATCACGGAGGCGGCGCAGCACCTGGTGCGGGCGGGCGGCAAGCGGTTCCGGCCGCTCCTGGTGATACTCGCCGCGCAGTTCGGCGACCCGCACGCGCCCGGCATCGTCCCCGCGGCCGTGGTGGTCGAGCTCACCCACCTGGCCACGCTGTACCACGACGACGTGATGGACGAGGCGCTCGTACGGCGCGGCGTGGACAGCGCCAACACGCGCTGGGGCAACTCGGTCGCCGTCCTCACGGGCGACTTCCTCTTCGCGCGCGCGTCGCACGTCCTGGCGGACCTCGGGCCCGAAGCGGTGCGCATCCAGGCGGAGGCGTTCGAGCGGCTGGTCACGGGCCAGATCCTGGAGACCGCGGGCCCGCGCGACGGGAGCGACCCGGTCGAGCACTACCTGGACGTCATCGCGGGCAAGACCGGCTCCCTGGTCGCCGTCTCCGGCCGGTTCGGCGCGATGATGGCGGGCGCGGGGGAGCGGTTCACGGAGATCCTGACGCAGTACGGCGAGCGGCTGGGCGTGGCGTTCCAGCTGGCCGACGACGTCCTGGACATCGCCTCCGACTCCCACGAGTCCGGCAAGACGCCCGGCACCGACCTGCGCGAGGGCATCGCCACCCTGCCGGTCCTCCACCTGCGCGCCCTGGCGGAGCGGTACGGCCGGGCCGAGGACGTGGAGCTGGTCGAGCTCCTGGAGGGCGACCTGGCGGACGACGCCCGGCACGCCGAGGCGCTGCGCCGGCTGCGCGTCCACCCGGCGCTGGAGCTGGCCCGCCGCGACACGGTGCGGTACGCGCGGGAGGCGCGGGCGATGCTGGCCCCGCTGCCGGACGGGTACGCGAAGGCCGCGCTCGCCGAACTGTGCGACCTCGTGGTGCACCGGGCGGGCTGA
- the fahA gene encoding fumarylacetoacetase — MPEQPSPSPLDLAEGDPFGPHNLPYGVFSTAAEPGRRRVGVRIGDHVLDAGAAAHALGSPYAGLLARPSLNPLMAAGRRVWRDVRRALTAWLTSPAHRSDVEPLLHPLDAVVLHLPYEVADYVDFYASEHHASNVGRIFRPDGEPLTPNWKHLPIGYHGRSGTVVVSGTDVVRPSGQRKTPADPAPVFGPSTKLDIEAEVGFVVGTPSEHGRPVALGDFREHVFGLTLLNDWSARDVQAWEYVPLGPFLGKSFATSVSAWVTPLEALDAARVAPPARDLPLLPYLDDSGEDEPGGYELHITVKINGEVVAEPPFSTMYWTAAQQLAHMTVNGASLRTGDLYGSGTVSGPEAHQRGSLLELTWNGRDPLDLSTGKRTFLEDGDEVTLTAWAPGPDGVKVGLGEVTGRITPAA; from the coding sequence ATGCCCGAGCAGCCCTCCCCGAGCCCGCTCGACCTGGCCGAAGGCGACCCCTTCGGCCCGCACAACCTCCCGTACGGAGTGTTCTCGACCGCCGCCGAACCCGGCCGCCGCAGGGTCGGCGTGCGGATCGGCGACCACGTCCTGGACGCCGGGGCCGCGGCGCACGCGCTCGGCTCGCCGTACGCCGGACTGCTCGCCCGGCCGTCCCTCAACCCGCTGATGGCCGCGGGCCGCAGGGTCTGGCGCGACGTGCGCCGGGCGCTGACGGCGTGGCTGACGTCGCCCGCGCACCGCTCGGACGTCGAGCCGCTGCTGCACCCGCTGGACGCGGTGGTGCTGCACCTGCCGTACGAGGTGGCCGACTACGTCGACTTCTACGCGAGCGAGCACCACGCGTCGAACGTGGGCCGCATCTTCCGCCCGGACGGCGAGCCGCTCACGCCCAACTGGAAGCACCTGCCGATCGGTTACCACGGCCGCTCCGGCACCGTCGTGGTCTCCGGCACCGACGTGGTGCGCCCCTCCGGGCAGCGCAAGACCCCGGCCGACCCGGCGCCGGTCTTCGGCCCGTCGACGAAGCTGGACATCGAGGCGGAGGTCGGCTTCGTCGTCGGCACGCCGTCGGAGCACGGCCGCCCGGTCGCGCTCGGCGACTTCCGGGAGCACGTCTTCGGCCTGACGCTCCTCAACGACTGGTCGGCGCGCGACGTCCAGGCGTGGGAGTACGTGCCGCTGGGCCCGTTCCTGGGCAAGTCGTTCGCCACGTCGGTGTCGGCGTGGGTGACGCCCCTGGAGGCCCTGGACGCGGCCCGGGTGGCCCCGCCGGCCCGCGACCTCCCGCTGCTGCCGTACCTGGACGACTCCGGCGAGGACGAGCCGGGCGGCTACGAGCTGCACATCACCGTGAAGATCAACGGCGAGGTCGTCGCCGAACCGCCGTTCTCCACCATGTACTGGACGGCCGCGCAGCAGCTGGCGCACATGACGGTCAACGGCGCGTCGCTGCGCACCGGCGACCTGTACGGCTCCGGCACCGTCAGCGGGCCCGAGGCGCACCAGCGCGGCTCCCTGCTGGAGCTGACGTGGAACGGGCGGGACCCGCTCGACCTGTCCACCGGGAAGCGGACGTTCCTGGAGGACGGCGACGAGGTCACGCTCACCGCCTGGGCGCCCGGCCCGGACGGCGTGAAGGTCGGCCTGGGCGAGGTCACCGGCCGGATCACGCCCGCCGCCTGA
- the nuoN gene encoding NADH-quinone oxidoreductase subunit NuoN produces the protein MSTTHFHGPWTAAAEPLGAIPAPEIEYAQLAPVLIVVGAAVLGVLVEAAVPRRARYHVQLFLSGAALACAFAAVVGLALTGHGTTKARISAMGAVAVDGPALFLQGTILLTSLVAVFTFAERRLDPARHGHRVDSFAAEAAAVPGGDHEKAAVRAGFTTTEVFPLMLFAVAGMLVFPAANDLLTLFIALEVLSLPLYLLCAVARRKRLMSQEAAVKYFLLGAFASAFLLFGVALLYGYAGSVSYARIADVVDGAAGTVSPALAATTGDDVLLLVGFAMVLAGLLFKVGAVPFHMWTPDVYQGAPTPVTGFMAAATKVAAFGAMLRLLYVVLPGLRWDWRPVMWGVAVVTMLAGAIVAITQTDIKRLLAYSSIAHAGFILAGVIAATPSGVSSTLFYLAAYSFVTVGAFAVVTLVRDAGGEATHLSRWAGLGRRSPLVAAVFAVFLLAFAGIPLTSGFSGKFAVFKAAAEGGAGALVVVGVIASAIAAFFYIRVIVLMFFSEPHPEGPTVAVPSPLTTTAIGVGVAVTLVLGLAPQYFLDLADRAGVFVR, from the coding sequence GTGAGCACTACGCACTTCCACGGCCCGTGGACGGCGGCCGCCGAACCGCTCGGCGCGATCCCCGCCCCGGAGATCGAGTACGCCCAGCTGGCCCCGGTCCTCATCGTGGTCGGCGCGGCGGTCCTCGGCGTCCTCGTGGAGGCCGCCGTCCCGCGCCGCGCCCGGTACCACGTGCAGCTGTTCCTCAGCGGCGCGGCGCTCGCCTGCGCGTTCGCCGCGGTCGTCGGCCTCGCCCTCACCGGGCACGGCACGACGAAGGCGCGGATCTCGGCGATGGGCGCCGTCGCCGTCGACGGGCCGGCGCTGTTCCTCCAGGGCACGATCCTGCTGACCTCGCTCGTCGCGGTGTTCACCTTCGCCGAGCGGCGGCTCGACCCGGCCCGTCACGGCCACCGCGTCGACTCGTTCGCCGCCGAGGCCGCCGCCGTACCGGGCGGCGACCACGAGAAGGCCGCGGTCAGGGCCGGGTTCACCACCACCGAGGTGTTCCCGCTGATGCTGTTCGCCGTCGCGGGCATGCTCGTCTTCCCCGCCGCCAACGACCTGCTGACGCTCTTCATCGCGCTGGAGGTCCTCTCGCTGCCGCTGTACCTGCTGTGCGCCGTCGCCCGCCGCAAGCGGCTGATGTCGCAGGAGGCCGCGGTCAAGTACTTCCTGCTCGGGGCGTTCGCCTCGGCGTTCCTGCTGTTCGGCGTCGCCCTGCTGTACGGCTACGCGGGCTCCGTCTCGTACGCCCGGATCGCGGACGTCGTGGACGGCGCGGCCGGCACGGTCTCCCCGGCCCTCGCGGCGACCACGGGCGACGACGTGCTGCTGCTCGTCGGCTTCGCGATGGTGCTGGCGGGCCTGCTGTTCAAGGTGGGCGCCGTGCCGTTCCACATGTGGACGCCGGACGTCTACCAGGGCGCCCCGACCCCGGTCACCGGATTCATGGCGGCGGCGACCAAGGTCGCGGCGTTCGGCGCGATGCTGCGCCTGCTCTACGTGGTCCTGCCGGGCCTGCGCTGGGACTGGCGGCCCGTCATGTGGGGCGTCGCCGTGGTCACGATGCTGGCCGGCGCGATCGTCGCGATCACGCAGACCGACATCAAGCGGCTCCTCGCCTACTCGTCGATCGCCCACGCGGGCTTCATCCTCGCCGGCGTCATCGCCGCGACGCCGTCCGGGGTCTCGTCCACGCTCTTCTACCTGGCGGCGTACTCCTTCGTCACCGTCGGCGCGTTCGCCGTGGTCACGCTGGTGCGGGACGCGGGCGGCGAGGCCACGCACCTGTCCAGGTGGGCGGGGCTGGGACGGCGCTCGCCCCTGGTGGCGGCGGTGTTCGCGGTGTTCCTGCTGGCCTTCGCGGGCATCCCGCTGACCTCCGGCTTCTCCGGCAAGTTCGCCGTGTTCAAGGCGGCGGCCGAGGGCGGCGCGGGCGCACTGGTGGTGGTCGGCGTCATCGCGTCGGCGATCGCCGCGTTCTTCTACATCCGGGTCATCGTGCTGATGTTCTTCAGCGAGCCGCACCCGGAGGGCCCGACCGTCGCGGTGCCGTCGCCGCTGACGACGACGGCGATCGGCGTGGGCGTCGCGGTGACGCTGGTGCTGGGCCTCGCCCCGCAGTACTTCCTGGACCTCGCGGACCGGGCGGGGGTGTTCGTCCGGTAG
- a CDS encoding NADH-quinone oxidoreductase subunit M codes for MSFPLLTATAALPAIGAVVTAAVPAARRTAAKWTALLFSLGTLALAAAVLVRFDPAGDRYQLTESHAWIEDFGVRYELGVDGIGAALLALTALLVPFVILAGWHDADASPRPSGRGHPDDRVDGRWRPTQGFFALILMVEAMVVLSFEATDVFLFYILFEAMLVPMYFLIGGFGDRAHAGGDDRAAAQRSYAAVKFLLYNLAGGLIMLAAVIGLYVAAGNFSLPDIVAARASGELDMATGTERLLFLGFFLAFAVKAPLWPLHTWLPNAMGESTAPVAVLITAVVDKVGTFAMLRFCLGLFPEASKWATPVIIVLALVSIVYGALLAVGQRDVKRLIAYASISHFGFIVLGIFAMTSQGQSGATLYMVNHGISTAALMLVAGFLISRRGSRLIADYGGVQKVAPVLAGTFLVGGLATLSLPGLAPFVSEFLVLAGTFARYPVAGVVATTGIVLAALYTLVLYQRTMTGPVKEEVRAMPDLRPRELAVIAPLIALLLFLGVYPKPLTDIVNPAVRHTMSDVQQKDPRPDVEAAK; via the coding sequence ATGTCCTTCCCCCTCCTGACCGCCACGGCGGCGCTCCCGGCGATCGGCGCCGTCGTCACGGCCGCCGTGCCCGCCGCACGGCGCACCGCCGCCAAGTGGACCGCCCTGCTGTTCTCGCTCGGCACGCTCGCCCTCGCCGCGGCCGTCCTGGTCCGCTTCGACCCGGCCGGCGACCGCTACCAGCTCACCGAGTCGCACGCCTGGATCGAGGACTTCGGCGTGCGGTACGAACTCGGCGTGGACGGCATCGGCGCGGCGCTGCTCGCGCTCACCGCCCTGCTGGTGCCGTTCGTGATCCTCGCCGGGTGGCACGACGCCGACGCTTCCCCACGCCCTTCGGGCAGGGGACACCCCGATGACCGCGTGGACGGGCGGTGGCGGCCCACACAGGGCTTCTTCGCCCTGATCCTCATGGTCGAGGCGATGGTGGTCCTCTCCTTCGAGGCCACCGACGTCTTCCTCTTCTACATCCTCTTCGAGGCCATGCTCGTCCCGATGTACTTCCTCATCGGCGGCTTCGGGGACCGCGCCCACGCGGGCGGCGACGACAGGGCGGCCGCCCAGCGGTCGTACGCCGCGGTGAAGTTCCTCCTCTACAACCTGGCCGGCGGGCTCATCATGCTCGCCGCCGTGATCGGGCTGTACGTCGCCGCGGGGAACTTCTCGCTCCCCGACATCGTCGCCGCCCGCGCGAGCGGTGAGCTGGACATGGCGACCGGCACCGAGCGGCTGCTGTTCCTCGGCTTCTTCCTCGCGTTCGCCGTCAAGGCCCCGCTGTGGCCGCTGCACACCTGGCTGCCCAACGCGATGGGGGAGTCCACGGCGCCCGTCGCGGTGCTCATCACGGCCGTCGTCGACAAGGTCGGCACCTTCGCGATGCTCCGCTTCTGCCTCGGCCTGTTCCCCGAGGCGTCGAAGTGGGCCACGCCCGTGATCATCGTCCTGGCCCTGGTCAGCATCGTCTACGGGGCGCTGCTCGCGGTCGGCCAGCGGGACGTCAAGCGGCTGATCGCCTACGCGTCGATCTCCCACTTCGGCTTCATCGTCCTCGGCATCTTCGCGATGACCAGCCAGGGCCAGAGCGGCGCCACGCTCTACATGGTCAACCACGGCATCTCGACGGCCGCGCTGATGCTGGTCGCCGGGTTCCTGATCTCCCGGCGCGGCTCGCGCCTCATCGCGGACTACGGCGGTGTGCAGAAGGTCGCCCCGGTCCTGGCGGGCACCTTCCTCGTCGGCGGCCTGGCCACGCTGTCGCTGCCCGGGCTCGCGCCGTTCGTCAGCGAGTTCCTGGTCCTGGCCGGCACCTTCGCCCGGTACCCGGTCGCCGGCGTCGTCGCCACCACCGGCATCGTCCTGGCCGCGCTCTACACGCTGGTGCTGTACCAGCGGACGATGACCGGCCCGGTGAAGGAGGAGGTCCGGGCCATGCCCGACCTGCGGCCGCGCGAGCTGGCCGTGATCGCGCCGCTGATCGCGCTCCTCCTGTTCCTCGGCGTCTACCCGAAGCCGCTCACCGACATCGTCAACCCGGCGGTGCGGCACACCATGTCCGACGTACAGCAGAAGGACCCCCGGCCCGATGTGGAGGCGGCCAAGTGA
- the nuoL gene encoding NADH-quinone oxidoreductase subunit L has protein sequence MENLIALLVAAPLLGAAVLLCGGRRLDGAGHWLGTLLAAASFVVGAVLFADMLGRGAEDRALHQRLFSWVPVEGFQADVAFQLDQLSMTFVLLITGVGTLIHVYSIGYMEHDERRRRFFGYLNLFLAAMLLLVLADNYLLLYFGWEGVGLASYLLIGFWQHKPSAATAAKKAFLVNRVGDIGLSVAIMLMFTTFGTFAFGPVLASAGGASEGVLTAIGLMLLLAACGKSAQVPLQSWLGDAMEGPTPVSALIHAATMVTAGVYLITRSGAVFNAAPDAQLAVVVVGAVTLLFGAVVGCAKDDIKKALAGSTMSQIGYMILAAGLGPVGYAFAIMHLVTHGFFKAGLFLGAGSVMHGMNDEVDMRRYGGLRKHMPITFATFGLGYLAIIGFPGLSGFWSKDRIIEAAFAKGGTEGWILGAVTLLGAGLTAYYMTRVMIMTFFGEKRWRPAPDPERTADVEPGAEAAPGAMPHPHESPRSMTVPMILLAFGSVFAGGLFSLNSAFVNWLEPVTDFEHGHPPVGAGVVTAATVVVLLTGAGIAYAQYGRRPVPAVAPRGSLLTRAARRDLLQDDFNHVVLVRGGEHLTRSLVYVDHSLVDGVVNGTAAAMGGLSARMRKLQNGFARSYAVSMFGGAAVLIAATLLMRAV, from the coding sequence GTGGAGAACCTGATCGCGCTGCTCGTCGCGGCGCCCCTGCTCGGAGCGGCCGTCCTGCTGTGCGGCGGCCGGCGCCTGGACGGGGCCGGGCACTGGCTCGGCACCCTGCTGGCCGCCGCCTCCTTCGTCGTCGGCGCGGTGCTCTTCGCCGACATGCTGGGCAGGGGCGCCGAGGACCGCGCCCTGCACCAGCGGCTGTTCAGCTGGGTGCCGGTCGAGGGCTTCCAGGCGGACGTCGCCTTCCAGCTGGACCAGCTGTCGATGACGTTCGTCCTGCTCATCACCGGCGTCGGCACGCTCATCCACGTCTACTCCATCGGGTACATGGAGCACGACGAGCGCCGCCGCCGCTTCTTCGGCTACCTGAACCTCTTCCTCGCGGCGATGCTGCTGCTCGTCCTCGCCGACAACTACCTGCTGCTGTACTTCGGCTGGGAGGGCGTGGGCCTCGCCTCGTACCTGCTGATCGGCTTCTGGCAGCACAAGCCGAGCGCGGCGACGGCCGCGAAGAAGGCGTTCCTGGTCAACCGCGTGGGCGACATCGGCCTGTCCGTGGCGATCATGCTGATGTTCACCACGTTCGGGACGTTCGCCTTCGGGCCGGTGCTCGCCTCGGCCGGCGGGGCCTCCGAGGGCGTGCTGACGGCGATCGGGCTGATGCTGCTGCTCGCCGCGTGCGGCAAGTCCGCGCAGGTGCCGCTGCAGTCCTGGCTCGGCGACGCGATGGAGGGCCCCACCCCGGTGTCGGCGCTCATCCACGCGGCGACGATGGTGACGGCGGGCGTGTACCTGATCACCCGCTCCGGCGCGGTCTTCAACGCGGCGCCGGACGCGCAGCTCGCCGTCGTGGTGGTCGGCGCGGTGACGCTGCTCTTCGGTGCGGTCGTCGGTTGCGCGAAGGACGACATCAAGAAGGCCCTCGCCGGTTCGACGATGTCCCAGATCGGCTACATGATCCTCGCCGCCGGCCTCGGGCCGGTCGGCTACGCCTTCGCGATCATGCACCTGGTGACCCACGGCTTCTTCAAGGCCGGACTGTTCCTCGGCGCCGGGTCGGTCATGCACGGCATGAACGACGAGGTCGACATGCGCCGGTACGGCGGACTGCGCAAGCACATGCCGATCACCTTCGCCACGTTCGGCCTCGGCTACCTGGCGATCATCGGCTTCCCCGGCCTGTCGGGCTTCTGGTCCAAGGACCGGATCATCGAGGCGGCGTTCGCCAAGGGCGGCACCGAGGGCTGGATCCTCGGCGCGGTCACCCTGCTCGGCGCCGGGCTCACCGCGTACTACATGACCCGGGTGATGATCATGACGTTCTTCGGCGAGAAGCGCTGGCGGCCCGCCCCGGACCCGGAGCGGACGGCGGACGTGGAGCCCGGCGCGGAGGCGGCGCCCGGCGCGATGCCGCACCCGCACGAGTCGCCGAGGTCCATGACGGTCCCGATGATCCTGCTGGCCTTCGGGTCGGTCTTCGCGGGCGGCCTGTTCTCCCTGAACAGCGCCTTCGTCAACTGGCTGGAGCCCGTCACCGACTTCGAGCACGGCCACCCGCCGGTGGGCGCGGGCGTCGTCACCGCGGCGACGGTCGTCGTCCTGCTGACCGGCGCCGGCATCGCGTACGCCCAGTACGGCCGCAGGCCCGTGCCCGCGGTCGCGCCGCGCGGCTCGCTGCTCACCCGGGCGGCCCGCCGCGACCTGCTCCAGGACGACTTCAACCACGTGGTCCTGGTGCGCGGCGGCGAACACCTCACCCGCTCGCTGGTCTACGTCGACCACTCCCTCGTCGACGGCGTCGTCAACGGCACGGCGGCGGCGATGGGCGGCCTCTCCGCCCGGATGCGCAAACTGCAGAACGGCTTCGCCCGCTCCTACGCGGTCTCGATGTTCGGAGGTGCTGCGGTGCTGATCGCCGCGACCCTGCTGATGAGGGCGGTGTGA
- the nuoK gene encoding NADH-quinone oxidoreductase subunit NuoK, translated as MNPVNYLYLAALLFTIGAAGVLIRRNAIVLFMCVELMLNACNLALVAFSRMHGNLDGQVIAFFTMVVAAAEVVVGLAIIVSLFRARHSASVDDASLMKL; from the coding sequence GTGAATCCCGTCAACTACCTGTATCTCGCCGCCCTGTTGTTCACCATCGGCGCGGCCGGGGTCCTGATCAGGCGCAACGCGATCGTCTTGTTCATGTGCGTGGAGCTGATGCTCAACGCCTGCAACCTGGCGCTGGTCGCCTTCTCCCGCATGCACGGCAACCTGGACGGCCAGGTCATCGCCTTCTTCACGATGGTCGTCGCCGCCGCGGAGGTCGTGGTCGGTCTCGCGATCATCGTGTCCCTGTTCCGTGCCCGCCACTCGGCCTCGGTCGACGACGCCAGCCTGATGAAGTTGTGA